Proteins from a single region of Thermococcus alcaliphilus:
- a CDS encoding MBL fold metallo-hydrolase: MRMVVLFENHAGFKKGLLGAHGFSLFVEHNGRKILVDAGTDGTILLHNMEALNISPNEIDAVFITHGHYDHTGGLEKFLEARKDSIVVYAHPDIFLRRVALKPKRREIGISFSQEHLEKLGANFILKEKPVKIFNGIYTSGEIERTTWDRSVGYIVDGRKLIKDPLKDDMSLLVELGGKMVVITGCGHSGILNIVRHSIKLMNKPIFALVGGFHLTGAKRNILEDAIKGISTLGVEKLYPGHCTGFDGICSFMSAFGSKVEPLYVGKEVKFVH, from the coding sequence ATGAGGATGGTAGTGCTATTTGAAAATCATGCAGGGTTTAAAAAGGGCCTTCTCGGGGCCCATGGCTTTTCTCTTTTTGTGGAGCACAATGGGAGGAAGATTTTGGTGGATGCAGGTACGGATGGCACGATTTTGCTTCACAATATGGAAGCGCTCAATATATCCCCCAACGAGATTGATGCAGTATTCATTACTCACGGTCACTACGACCATACTGGGGGACTTGAAAAGTTTTTAGAGGCGAGAAAAGACTCCATAGTGGTTTATGCTCACCCCGATATATTTTTAAGAAGGGTGGCTCTAAAGCCCAAGCGCAGGGAAATTGGAATTTCATTTTCACAGGAGCATCTAGAAAAACTCGGAGCCAACTTTATACTAAAGGAAAAACCAGTTAAGATTTTTAATGGGATATACACAAGCGGTGAGATAGAGAGAACGACTTGGGATAGATCAGTTGGCTATATAGTGGATGGGAGAAAGCTGATAAAAGACCCTCTAAAAGACGACATGTCACTGCTCGTTGAGCTTGGAGGCAAAATGGTCGTTATAACTGGCTGTGGCCATAGTGGAATTTTGAACATAGTGAGGCACTCAATAAAACTCATGAATAAGCCGATTTTTGCTCTGGTGGGTGGGTTCCATCTAACTGGAGCCAAGAGGAATATTTTGGAAGATGCAATTAAAGGCATTAGCACCCTTGGGGTTGAAAAACTTTATCCAGGACACTGCACAGGATTTGATGGAATTTGCAGCTTTATGTCTGCTTTTGGAAGTAAAGTAGAACCTTTATACGTAGGAAAAGAGGTCAAATTTGTCCACTAA
- a CDS encoding NifB/NifX family molybdenum-iron cluster-binding protein: protein MRIIVSTVTGGLEDRVNTAFGRTPTFTIVDVENNQIANVQVVPNPGYSQPRGAGVTATQFVIDQGADVVIAGQFGPNSSGVLQAAGIRMISAPATMTVREAVEAFLRGELTTAVFGPEGGIGPGMGRGMGRGRGSGGMRKGGGFGGRRQGGW from the coding sequence ATGAGGATAATTGTGTCAACCGTTACTGGAGGTCTTGAGGATAGGGTGAACACTGCTTTTGGAAGGACGCCGACGTTCACGATCGTGGACGTTGAGAACAACCAAATAGCCAACGTTCAGGTCGTTCCAAACCCGGGTTACTCACAGCCTAGGGGAGCAGGAGTTACAGCAACGCAGTTCGTTATAGACCAGGGTGCAGATGTTGTCATCGCCGGTCAGTTCGGTCCCAACTCCTCTGGAGTGCTCCAGGCTGCAGGCATAAGGATGATCTCGGCTCCAGCCACTATGACAGTTAGAGAAGCCGTTGAGGCCTTCCTCAGGGGAGAGCTTACTACGGCAGTCTTTGGGCCAGAAGGAGGAATAGGCCCAGGCATGGGCAGAGGAATGGGTCGTGGAAGAGGTAGCGGCGGAATGAGAAAAGGAGGAGGCTTTGGAGGCAGAAGACAAGGGGGATGGTAA
- a CDS encoding class I SAM-dependent methyltransferase yields the protein MYREKYDRIAGFYELLEKPLDRVFNPLRERAISFAKGRTLEIGIGTGKTLHYYPQGVELYAVDGSEKMLEMAKRRAEELGIEVKLIVAEAERLPFPDNYFDTVVSSFVFCTVPNPDKAMDEIKRVLKPGGRVIFLEHTKSESRIVNYLFLFPMKLILKPLLDDNPLRETHKLVRKYFKVEKEERYYKGIVRLIVARNNASLDL from the coding sequence ATGTACCGTGAAAAGTACGATAGGATAGCAGGCTTTTATGAGCTCCTAGAAAAGCCACTGGACAGGGTCTTCAATCCTCTCCGTGAGAGGGCCATCTCCTTTGCCAAGGGAAGAACGCTCGAGATCGGGATCGGTACTGGAAAGACCCTTCATTATTATCCTCAGGGTGTTGAGCTTTATGCCGTTGACGGCTCGGAGAAAATGCTTGAAATGGCCAAGAGGAGGGCAGAAGAACTCGGAATAGAAGTGAAGCTCATAGTTGCTGAAGCAGAGCGTCTTCCATTTCCCGATAACTACTTTGACACAGTAGTCTCTTCCTTCGTCTTCTGCACCGTTCCTAACCCTGATAAGGCAATGGATGAGATAAAACGAGTACTCAAACCCGGTGGAAGGGTTATCTTTCTCGAACACACGAAGAGCGAGAGCAGGATAGTGAACTACCTCTTCCTTTTCCCGATGAAACTTATCTTGAAGCCGCTCCTCGACGACAACCCGCTGAGAGAGACCCACAAACTTGTTAGGAAGTATTTCAAAGTGGAAAAAGAGGAGAGGTACTACAAGGGCATTGTCAGGCTTATAGTAGCCCGAAATAACGCCTCCTTGGACTTATAA
- a CDS encoding NifB/NifX family molybdenum-iron cluster-binding protein, with amino-acid sequence MRIAVPTNGGGREDTVAPVFARAPAFYIADVDENGNIVSEKVIQNSAAMVGGGAGPMAVQTLINEGVEAIIAPQVGPNAFGAIQAAGIKLYQVAPGTPVEDAIKSVVSGRASQFTAPAPQAPVAPVTPVTPATPVAPAAPVYPAYPAYGFGYGWGRGWGRGRGFGRGWGRGGRGWGARLGYCPWTGMPSRRALRWYYGWW; translated from the coding sequence ATGAGGATTGCTGTTCCAACAAATGGTGGAGGTAGGGAAGATACAGTTGCTCCGGTCTTCGCAAGAGCACCAGCATTCTACATAGCGGATGTTGATGAAAATGGCAACATAGTCAGCGAGAAGGTCATCCAGAACAGCGCTGCAATGGTTGGTGGAGGTGCCGGCCCAATGGCAGTGCAGACCCTCATCAACGAGGGCGTTGAAGCTATAATCGCCCCGCAAGTCGGCCCGAATGCATTCGGCGCGATACAGGCAGCAGGCATTAAACTCTACCAGGTCGCCCCTGGAACCCCTGTTGAGGATGCCATAAAGAGCGTTGTGAGCGGTAGAGCAAGCCAGTTCACAGCACCGGCTCCACAGGCTCCGGTTGCTCCAGTTACTCCAGTGACCCCAGCAACACCAGTGGCACCAGCTGCCCCAGTGTATCCCGCCTACCCAGCCTACGGCTTCGGCTATGGATGGGGTAGAGGCTGGGGAAGAGGACGCGGTTTTGGCAGAGGATGGGGTAGAGGCGGAAGAGGCTGGGGAGCAAGGCTCGGCTACTGCCCGTGGACGGGAATGCCCAGCAGGAGAGCCCTCCGCTGGTATTACGGCTGGTGGTAA
- a CDS encoding NifB/NifX family molybdenum-iron cluster-binding protein: protein MEKRCLKVAFGMEDDEHLIDAHYGDSEFFAIYKICEDGSVKLLEKRHNKAKDFEEEHDEGHGDPRKFKAVVSQLLDVDILAAFRMGPNFLRIRDKTNKVAFFTKTRDLKLALRRVIENFDDLWEQVQVKKAEKPPIEE from the coding sequence ATGGAAAAGAGATGCCTCAAGGTCGCGTTCGGAATGGAAGATGATGAACACCTCATCGATGCCCATTATGGAGACTCAGAGTTCTTCGCGATCTACAAAATCTGCGAAGACGGGAGCGTAAAGCTCCTCGAAAAGAGACACAACAAAGCTAAAGACTTTGAAGAGGAACACGATGAAGGACACGGTGACCCAAGGAAGTTTAAAGCCGTTGTGAGCCAGCTCCTCGACGTTGATATCTTAGCTGCATTTAGAATGGGACCAAACTTCCTCCGGATCCGTGACAAAACCAACAAGGTGGCTTTCTTCACGAAGACGAGAGACCTGAAACTAGCACTCCGAAGAGTCATAGAGAACTTCGATGACCTCTGGGAACAGGTGCAGGTGAAAAAAGCTGAAAAACCACCAATAGAGGAGTAA
- the tsaA gene encoding tRNA (N6-threonylcarbamoyladenosine(37)-N6)-methyltransferase TrmO, whose product MKEVNNNLALEEVCYHPIGIIRSPFREPKDVPIQASAARGIRGTVEIFPEFEEGLKDIEGFSHLILVYHFHRARFRSLLVRPYMDENYHGVFATRAPARPNPIGISIVRLVKRRGNVLIVEDVDILDGTPLLDIKPYVPDFDHRDGVKTGWLEENVHKLPKAKDDGRFAK is encoded by the coding sequence ATGAAAGAGGTTAATAACAATTTGGCTTTGGAAGAAGTATGCTACCACCCGATTGGGATCATCCGCAGCCCCTTCAGGGAGCCAAAAGATGTCCCCATACAGGCCTCCGCTGCAAGGGGAATTAGAGGAACCGTTGAGATATTTCCCGAGTTCGAGGAAGGATTAAAGGACATCGAAGGGTTCTCTCATTTGATTTTGGTCTACCACTTTCACAGGGCGAGGTTTAGAAGTCTCCTTGTGAGACCATACATGGACGAGAACTACCACGGCGTATTCGCCACGAGAGCACCTGCGCGTCCAAATCCCATCGGCATCTCGATAGTAAGGCTCGTTAAAAGGCGCGGGAACGTTCTCATAGTTGAGGATGTTGATATCCTCGATGGAACTCCTCTCTTGGATATAAAGCCCTACGTACCCGATTTCGACCACAGGGACGGTGTGAAAACCGGCTGGCTCGAAGAAAACGTCCACAAACTCCCAAAGGCAAAAGATGATGGGAGGTTCGCGAAATAA